The Candidatus Cloacimonadota bacterium region TCACGTCTGCGGGCAGGGCGCGGTCGGAAATCTGGATTATGTCTTTTGGGACAGATTCTGTTTTCTTAGCCATCTTTATGCTTCTCTACAAGGGCCCGGGCCACGTTTTCCGGCACAGAATCATTGAGTTCGGAGCCAAGTTCCGCTAATTGCCGTATCATAGAAGAAGAAAGGTACATATAGCGCAGGCTGGGCACCAGGAAAATGGTTTCGATGCCGGGATCGAGCTTGGTGTCCGTGAGGGCCAAAGCCAGTTCGTATTCAAAGTCAGAAACGGCACGCAGGCCGCGGATCATAACCCGGCATTCCTGTTTCCTGGCAAATTCCACTGCC contains the following coding sequences:
- the coaD gene encoding pantetheine-phosphate adenylyltransferase, which encodes MTCKAIYPGTFDPITLGHVNILEKAARLFEKVILAVADYTGKENLFSFDERIRLCTEAVKHIPNVEVLGFEGLAVEFARKQECRVMIRGLRAVSDFEYELALALTDTKLDPGIETIFLVPSLRYMYLSSSMIRQLAELGSELNDSVPENVARALVEKHKDG